A section of the Methanoregula sp. genome encodes:
- a CDS encoding DUF2207 domain-containing protein, whose product MSEKGQLAALVIGGLILGITGLLIVTLIPPLFEGDLAVDSYEATLSEDGILQEHYTYDVSSPGEYRMLYRTWEAPLVFESSPKEPSVSFVSMNPPGFTTGYAKNDKGAVKLTGGVGANESKSLIEILAQTNEVGIFNPVYFSAGKQSVDYTYTLHPPVEYDAAATHLNLKLAGETHIPYRSVRITVPANNIEQVYAYPPSLTTQKAGTRYIITGNAEANEIIAVEMVGNAQGFSQIKGFRTEVKDIRGQASSASFWYNAPYTLSILLSMIAKVAVILVPLLFIVIYNRYGREKEFTVPAYLSTLPSTALKPWQVNLLFKGDALDFDDDGYYATLLDLHRRKIISITEKGEGKGIEIRVLSTATTDSYELRVLGFIGLVSENGVLDTDSIAALATRAKTVSSAEEKALQYQRSLTDVTSRVDTSLANQYIVDGREHIVPFGFVAMVLFAVTLILAMVMPMQSYILFPAVVLWIIVVVQTAIAFAAPSTLFGHWKDDRYKEKLEWDAFTHFLSDMAMIQKYAPADLSMWGEWLVYGTALGVGDKVERAMKTLKISIPETGVPVGVMGMNAAFIPLMHFSPPSHGGSGGGGFGGGGFGGGGGFGGGGAGGR is encoded by the coding sequence GGGGGACTTATCCTCGGGATAACAGGTCTGCTCATCGTTACCTTGATACCTCCCCTTTTCGAAGGGGATCTCGCGGTTGATTCGTATGAAGCGACCCTTTCAGAAGACGGGATCCTGCAGGAACACTATACCTACGATGTCTCATCACCGGGGGAGTACCGTATGCTCTATCGCACATGGGAAGCCCCTCTTGTTTTTGAAAGCAGTCCTAAGGAACCTTCAGTTAGTTTTGTCTCAATGAACCCGCCCGGTTTTACGACAGGGTATGCAAAGAATGACAAGGGTGCCGTCAAGCTTACCGGTGGTGTCGGAGCCAACGAATCGAAGTCACTCATAGAAATCCTTGCACAAACCAACGAAGTGGGAATATTCAATCCCGTTTACTTTTCTGCCGGGAAACAATCGGTTGATTACACCTATACCCTCCACCCCCCCGTTGAATACGATGCGGCTGCGACCCATCTCAACCTGAAACTCGCGGGTGAAACCCACATCCCGTACCGGTCGGTCAGGATCACCGTGCCTGCAAATAACATCGAACAGGTGTATGCGTACCCCCCCTCTCTTACAACGCAAAAGGCCGGAACCCGTTACATTATCACGGGGAATGCTGAGGCCAATGAGATCATTGCGGTTGAGATGGTGGGAAATGCACAGGGTTTTTCCCAGATCAAAGGTTTCCGAACCGAAGTTAAGGATATTCGGGGCCAGGCCTCCTCTGCGAGCTTCTGGTATAACGCTCCCTATACCCTGTCGATTCTGCTGAGCATGATTGCGAAGGTGGCTGTTATTCTGGTGCCGCTTCTCTTCATCGTAATCTACAACCGGTATGGCAGGGAGAAGGAGTTCACGGTTCCCGCGTACCTGAGTACCCTCCCGTCAACGGCGCTGAAACCCTGGCAGGTGAACCTGCTCTTTAAAGGCGATGCTCTCGATTTCGATGACGATGGGTATTACGCCACGCTGCTCGATCTCCACCGGAGAAAGATCATCTCCATAACCGAGAAGGGCGAAGGCAAAGGTATCGAGATACGGGTGCTCTCAACAGCAACCACCGATTCCTATGAGCTGCGGGTGCTCGGGTTTATCGGGCTCGTATCGGAGAACGGTGTGCTGGACACCGATTCGATTGCAGCGCTCGCGACACGTGCCAAAACGGTCAGCAGTGCAGAAGAGAAAGCCTTGCAGTACCAGCGATCGCTTACTGATGTCACCAGCAGGGTAGACACCTCGCTCGCTAACCAGTACATTGTGGATGGAAGGGAACATATCGTACCCTTTGGATTTGTCGCCATGGTCCTGTTTGCAGTCACGCTCATCCTTGCCATGGTTATGCCCATGCAGTCGTATATCCTGTTCCCCGCTGTTGTGCTGTGGATTATTGTGGTTGTCCAGACAGCGATTGCATTTGCTGCACCGTCAACGTTATTCGGGCACTGGAAGGACGACCGGTATAAAGAGAAGCTTGAGTGGGATGCATTCACCCACTTCCTCTCGGACATGGCCATGATCCAGAAGTATGCACCCGCAGATCTCTCCATGTGGGGCGAATGGCTGGTATACGGTACAGCGCTCGGGGTTGGTGATAAGGTAGAGCGTGCCATGAAGACGCTGAAGATCAGCATCCCCGAAACCGGGGTCCCGGTAGGGGTTATGGGTATGAACGCGGCGTTTATTCCCCTCATGCATTTCAGTCCCCCGAGTCACGGTGGTTCCGGTGGGGGCGGCTTTGGCGGAGGAGGGTTTGGCGGTGGCGGGGGTTTTGGTGGCGGTGGAGCCGGAGGTCGGTAA
- a CDS encoding PPC domain-containing DNA-binding protein, which yields MQYTEGQLGRVFVVRIDDGEDMLVSLRQFILDKSIQSGSITFLGALMNGRMVTGPEEPVIPPVPHFVMFEGGWEVFGIGTIYPGEGGPHIHYHASVGRSGHALTGCLREQATTYLIIEAVIMEFTGLKARREFDQKTQLHLPVLGDKGDAVKLTDFEKPAGKKEEVHPVDKKEEKDDLPGGLADIIRDLTRRPPP from the coding sequence ATGCAATATACGGAAGGTCAGCTCGGCAGGGTCTTCGTCGTGAGGATCGATGATGGCGAAGATATGCTCGTCTCGCTGCGTCAGTTCATTCTCGACAAAAGCATTCAGTCCGGCTCGATCACCTTCCTTGGTGCCCTGATGAACGGGAGAATGGTGACTGGTCCGGAAGAGCCGGTCATACCCCCCGTTCCGCACTTTGTGATGTTTGAAGGCGGCTGGGAAGTATTTGGGATCGGCACAATCTACCCGGGCGAAGGTGGCCCGCATATCCACTACCACGCTTCGGTAGGCCGTTCAGGGCACGCACTCACCGGTTGTCTCAGGGAACAAGCCACAACCTACCTGATCATTGAAGCAGTCATCATGGAGTTCACCGGTCTTAAAGCCCGCCGGGAATTTGATCAGAAGACCCAACTCCACCTTCCCGTCCTCGGCGATAAGGGGGATGCCGTAAAACTCACGGATTTTGAAAAACCCGCCGGAAAAAAAGAGGAAGTGCATCCCGTAGATAAAAAGGAAGAGAAGGATGATCTTCCGGGCGGGCTTGCAGATATTATCCGGGACCTGACCCGGCGCCCGCCACCATGA
- a CDS encoding YgiQ family radical SAM protein: MTRQPPFLPMSVKEAEKLGIRQFDIILITGDAYVDHPSFGTALLGRVLWDAGYSVGIIAQPDWKTDGDFTVLGKPRLFFGISSGNVDSMVNNFTPNLKRRSDDVYSPGGIPRRPDRATIVYTNKVHGLFPDTPIVIGGIEASLRRFAHYDYWQDRVRQALLADAPADLLVFGMGERQVTEIARRLAAGEPLASLRDVRGTAYAMEVAEWRSRRPEGVVELPGFTEVSQDKTAYARAFALHYYEQDPVRGKPVAQPHPKTVVIQNPPALPLTTEELDTIYELPFSRRSHPSYKQPVPALEPVQFSVTSHRGCFGECSFCALTHHQGRIIQSRSTVSIISEVTRMTKMPEFKGIVQDVGGPTANMYSLSCEQWETYGACRNKHCTPTCKSLKTSHRNQCELLRSLREIPGVKRIFIGSGIRYDLALADDADYLRTICDHHVSGHLKVAPEHITKKVTGIMNKPDRAVFDRFREQFETLQKGKKSRQYLLPYFMSGHPGCTMADMIELALYIRDNRLYTEQVQDFTPTPMSVSTCMYYTGLNPFTLEPVHVPKGQEKKIQRALMQYRDPRNKGFVIEGLRAAGRTDLIGTGSDSLVTAEDRGNRQFMTKYPGTKK, from the coding sequence ATGACCCGCCAACCCCCTTTTCTTCCCATGTCCGTCAAAGAAGCGGAAAAGCTCGGCATCCGCCAGTTTGATATTATCCTTATTACGGGTGATGCTTATGTGGACCACCCTTCGTTCGGGACAGCCCTGCTTGGCAGGGTCCTCTGGGATGCCGGGTATTCGGTGGGGATTATTGCCCAGCCCGACTGGAAGACCGACGGCGATTTTACTGTGCTGGGAAAACCCCGGCTGTTTTTTGGGATCTCGTCCGGCAATGTCGATTCCATGGTGAATAACTTCACCCCCAACCTGAAAAGGCGGAGTGATGATGTCTATTCTCCCGGCGGAATTCCCCGGCGCCCTGACCGTGCCACGATAGTCTACACCAACAAGGTGCATGGGCTTTTCCCGGACACCCCTATCGTAATCGGGGGTATCGAGGCAAGCCTGAGGAGGTTTGCCCACTATGATTACTGGCAGGATCGCGTGCGCCAGGCACTCCTTGCTGACGCCCCGGCCGATCTCCTTGTCTTTGGTATGGGCGAGCGCCAGGTTACTGAGATTGCCCGGCGGCTTGCTGCCGGTGAACCTTTAGCATCCCTCCGGGATGTGCGGGGAACCGCGTACGCCATGGAGGTTGCAGAATGGCGCAGCAGACGTCCTGAGGGTGTTGTCGAACTGCCCGGGTTTACGGAAGTTTCCCAGGATAAAACTGCTTACGCCCGTGCGTTTGCCCTGCATTATTACGAGCAGGATCCGGTGCGGGGAAAACCCGTTGCCCAGCCGCATCCAAAGACGGTCGTCATCCAGAATCCCCCGGCACTCCCGCTTACAACTGAAGAGCTCGACACTATCTACGAACTCCCGTTCAGCCGGAGGTCACATCCGTCATACAAACAACCCGTGCCCGCTCTGGAACCCGTGCAGTTCTCGGTAACCAGCCACCGGGGGTGTTTCGGAGAATGCTCGTTCTGTGCCCTCACTCATCACCAGGGCAGGATCATCCAGAGCCGGAGTACTGTTTCTATCATCAGTGAAGTGACCCGGATGACGAAGATGCCGGAGTTCAAGGGCATTGTGCAGGATGTAGGCGGCCCTACGGCGAACATGTACAGCCTCTCATGCGAGCAGTGGGAAACCTATGGAGCCTGCCGGAACAAGCACTGCACCCCCACCTGCAAATCCTTAAAGACGAGTCACAGGAACCAGTGCGAGCTTCTAAGGTCTCTCCGGGAAATCCCGGGAGTGAAAAGGATCTTCATCGGCTCGGGTATCCGGTATGATCTTGCTCTAGCCGACGATGCAGATTATCTCCGCACGATCTGCGATCATCACGTCTCCGGGCATCTCAAGGTTGCACCGGAACACATAACAAAAAAGGTGACCGGGATCATGAACAAACCGGATCGTGCAGTCTTTGACCGGTTCCGTGAACAGTTCGAGACGCTCCAGAAAGGAAAAAAGAGCCGGCAGTATCTCCTTCCCTACTTCATGTCAGGACATCCCGGCTGCACAATGGCAGACATGATCGAGCTCGCGCTCTACATCCGCGATAACCGGCTCTACACGGAACAGGTGCAGGACTTTACCCCCACGCCAATGAGTGTCTCCACCTGCATGTATTATACGGGGCTTAACCCGTTCACGCTGGAACCGGTGCATGTGCCCAAAGGCCAGGAGAAGAAGATCCAGCGGGCACTGATGCAGTACCGCGATCCCCGCAACAAGGGATTCGTGATCGAAGGGCTCAGGGCTGCTGGCAGAACCGATCTTATCGGCACCGGAAGCGATTCTTTAGTTACTGCAGAAGATCGGGGAAATCGTCAATTCATGACAAAATATCCCGGAACGAAAAAATAA
- a CDS encoding mannose-1-phosphate guanylyltransferase/mannose-6-phosphate isomerase — MKSIILAGGVGTRLWPLSREYYPKQFIQLDGHSLFQKTCKRAALLSGFDGIYVVTNEIYHYLVQNQFEELGYSLPEDHLLAEPTGKNTLPAIAWAMQRVRADDPLASAVVFPSDHLLDDAALDPIRAAEPLASQYLVTFGVRPTSPHTGYGYIKPGKPLSVGNVADAFREKPDEKTAEEYVKSGYLWNSGIFLLSTGCFFEELKQHCPDISAAFSPGTIPDYANLESISIDYGLLEHSQHVAVVPLDTPWSDLGTFKALYDVGHHDAQGNVGKAEYLSAKNNYVYASGKHVGLIGVHDLVVVDTTDALLICDNRHTEQVKKLVSLYNKADDPITRFHRQVHRPWGSYTVLEESGIYKIKRVTVRPGQKLSLQLHHHRSEHWVVVSGTAEVELDGETRLLRKGESTFVRSGMKHRLRNPGVIPLEVIEVQLGEYLEEDDIVRFEDDYGRD; from the coding sequence ATGAAATCCATCATTCTTGCCGGGGGTGTCGGGACACGACTCTGGCCGCTTTCCCGGGAGTATTATCCCAAGCAGTTTATCCAGCTGGATGGTCATTCACTCTTCCAGAAGACCTGTAAGCGGGCAGCCCTGCTTTCGGGATTTGATGGAATTTACGTTGTTACAAATGAGATCTACCATTATCTGGTACAGAACCAGTTCGAAGAACTGGGCTATTCCCTGCCGGAAGATCATCTCCTCGCAGAACCCACGGGGAAAAATACCCTGCCCGCCATTGCATGGGCAATGCAACGAGTGCGGGCAGACGATCCATTGGCATCAGCGGTTGTCTTCCCCAGCGATCACCTGCTGGACGATGCAGCCCTCGACCCGATCCGGGCAGCAGAACCGCTTGCCAGCCAGTATCTCGTGACATTCGGTGTCAGACCCACATCACCCCACACCGGGTATGGGTACATCAAACCGGGTAAACCCCTGTCGGTTGGTAATGTTGCTGATGCGTTCAGGGAAAAACCCGATGAAAAAACCGCAGAAGAATATGTGAAGAGCGGATATCTCTGGAACAGCGGAATATTCCTCCTGTCCACCGGCTGTTTTTTTGAAGAGCTGAAACAGCACTGCCCGGATATCTCCGCTGCATTCTCTCCCGGTACAATTCCCGATTATGCAAACCTTGAGTCCATCTCGATCGATTACGGACTGCTCGAGCATTCACAGCACGTAGCGGTGGTCCCGCTTGACACTCCATGGAGCGATCTCGGGACATTTAAGGCACTGTACGATGTCGGGCACCATGATGCGCAGGGCAACGTGGGGAAGGCAGAGTATCTCTCAGCAAAAAACAACTACGTATACGCTTCAGGAAAGCATGTCGGACTCATCGGCGTGCACGATCTGGTCGTGGTAGATACTACGGATGCACTCCTCATCTGCGATAACCGGCACACCGAGCAGGTGAAAAAACTTGTCAGCCTGTATAACAAGGCAGACGATCCGATAACCCGGTTCCACCGGCAGGTGCATCGACCCTGGGGATCCTATACCGTGCTCGAAGAGTCCGGGATCTATAAGATCAAGCGAGTGACGGTGAGACCGGGTCAGAAACTCTCACTCCAGCTTCACCATCACCGGAGCGAGCACTGGGTGGTGGTGAGTGGTACGGCAGAAGTCGAGCTCGATGGGGAGACACGGCTGCTCCGGAAAGGGGAGAGTACCTTTGTCCGCAGCGGGATGAAACACCGGCTGAGAAATCCCGGTGTAATCCCGCTTGAGGTTATCGAGGTGCAACTGGGGGAGTACCTTGAAGAGGATGACATCGTCCGGTTTGAGGACGATTACGGCCGGGATTGA
- the asnB gene encoding asparagine synthase (glutamine-hydrolyzing): MCGIAGQYCLDGKEPDTKLLSVMSERLAHRGPDGKGLHISGPVALAHRRLAIIDLSNEGLQPMTSENGTLWIVFNGEIYNFVELREELIGKGHRFHSKSDTEVILHAYEEWGHECLNRFNGMWAFALWDERRQELFCARDRFGIKPFYYAKTGDSFLFASEIKALLAHPAIGTKPDDATLGTYLAWGVLDHSERTMFDGIFQLKPAHAMVVSKDGAQPPFRYWDVKVNAKIHDNVPDAEVASKLRILLHDATSIHLRSDVAVGTCLSGGIDSSALTAIINGIIRKEAPAGVGARQKTFSVVFSDKRFDESRHIDEIVVATGVDAYRTEPSPEKLWDDIDRLVYMQDEPFGSLSIYAQYCVMRLAREQVKVVLDGQGADELMAGYLAYQGSYIGGLLRSFHVLTGFREIIGSLKHHHGFFGLAIKQLLVRKGRRGLLKCTPPPVYRYGVRLDEVLLRELTRTNLPALLHYEDRNAMAFSIESRVPYLDVRFVEYVASLPLDQKIRNGITKIALRNAIRGIVPESIRCRMDKMGFVTPEEVWMKEALRPFALELLSSGEFHARPYWDADAVVRNYLSFLEGKSTYSPEIWRIICTELWLRKFFDMPVITSSGS; encoded by the coding sequence ATGTGCGGTATCGCTGGGCAGTACTGTCTTGACGGGAAAGAGCCGGACACAAAGCTCCTTTCAGTCATGTCCGAACGGCTCGCCCACCGGGGACCAGACGGTAAGGGACTCCATATCAGTGGTCCGGTAGCGCTTGCCCACCGCAGGCTCGCGATCATTGATCTCTCGAACGAGGGGCTCCAGCCGATGACCAGTGAGAATGGCACCCTTTGGATTGTCTTCAACGGTGAGATCTACAATTTTGTCGAGCTCCGCGAGGAGCTGATCGGAAAAGGCCACCGCTTCCATTCAAAATCCGATACGGAGGTGATTCTCCATGCCTACGAGGAATGGGGGCACGAGTGCCTCAACCGGTTCAACGGCATGTGGGCCTTTGCACTCTGGGATGAACGGCGACAGGAGCTGTTCTGTGCCCGGGATCGCTTCGGGATCAAACCGTTCTATTACGCAAAGACCGGGGATTCGTTCCTGTTCGCGTCAGAGATCAAGGCGCTGCTCGCTCACCCGGCAATCGGCACGAAACCCGACGATGCTACGCTGGGTACGTATCTTGCATGGGGGGTACTCGATCACTCCGAACGGACGATGTTTGACGGGATCTTCCAGCTGAAGCCCGCCCACGCGATGGTGGTATCAAAGGACGGGGCCCAACCGCCGTTCCGGTACTGGGATGTGAAGGTCAACGCGAAGATACATGACAACGTGCCTGACGCGGAAGTGGCATCGAAACTCCGTATCCTGCTGCACGATGCAACCAGCATCCACCTCAGGAGCGATGTCGCGGTCGGCACCTGCCTGTCCGGGGGCATTGATTCGTCCGCACTTACCGCGATCATCAACGGGATTATCCGAAAAGAGGCGCCGGCAGGTGTCGGGGCCCGGCAGAAGACGTTCTCCGTGGTCTTCTCCGACAAAAGATTTGACGAGAGCCGGCATATCGACGAGATTGTTGTGGCAACCGGGGTGGATGCCTATCGTACGGAACCCTCTCCCGAGAAGCTCTGGGATGATATCGACCGGCTGGTCTATATGCAGGACGAACCGTTCGGTTCGCTCTCGATCTATGCCCAGTACTGCGTGATGCGGCTTGCCCGTGAGCAGGTCAAGGTCGTTCTCGACGGGCAGGGGGCGGATGAGCTGATGGCAGGATACCTTGCGTACCAGGGCAGTTATATCGGGGGACTCCTCCGCTCGTTCCATGTATTGACCGGATTCCGGGAGATCATCGGAAGCCTGAAGCACCATCATGGCTTTTTTGGTTTGGCAATAAAGCAACTGTTGGTTCGCAAAGGTCGCCGGGGGCTCCTGAAGTGCACACCACCACCTGTATATCGGTATGGGGTCAGGCTTGATGAGGTGCTGCTCCGCGAGCTGACCCGCACCAACCTGCCGGCTCTCCTCCATTACGAGGACCGGAACGCCATGGCGTTCTCGATCGAGTCGAGGGTTCCCTATCTCGATGTGCGATTCGTGGAGTATGTGGCATCACTCCCGCTCGACCAGAAAATCCGGAACGGGATCACAAAGATCGCTCTCCGGAATGCCATCCGGGGAATCGTCCCTGAGTCAATCCGGTGCCGTATGGACAAGATGGGTTTTGTCACGCCGGAAGAAGTCTGGATGAAAGAGGCACTTCGCCCATTCGCGCTCGAATTGCTCAGCTCCGGGGAATTCCATGCACGCCCGTACTGGGATGCGGATGCGGTTGTCCGGAACTATCTTTCGTTTCTTGAGGGTAAATCCACCTATTCGCCGGAGATCTGGAGGATTATCTGTACTGAACTCTGGCTCAGGAAATTTTTTGATATGCCGGTCATCACATCCTCCGGTTCCTGA
- a CDS encoding ABC transporter ATP-binding protein produces the protein MITTPLIRFADVSKVYHLESGDFTALNQISLEIDENEFVAIMGPSGSGKSTMMNQLGILDVPTSGELYISGRNVAGLTALERTHMRRDTIGYIFQKFYLIPLLSAYENVEYPLILKYKKRDESGKATAMLSAVGFDEAMSAHRPTQLSGGQQQRVAIARALVNDPKILLCDEPTGNLDRKTGYQIMDILCSLHREGKTVIIVTHDPKIAEYANRTITLEDGRIAA, from the coding sequence ATGATCACTACCCCGCTTATCCGGTTTGCGGATGTCAGCAAGGTCTACCACTTAGAAAGTGGCGACTTTACCGCGCTCAACCAGATCTCCCTTGAAATCGATGAGAACGAATTTGTCGCGATCATGGGACCCTCGGGTTCCGGAAAGTCAACGATGATGAACCAGCTCGGCATCCTCGATGTCCCGACATCGGGAGAGTTGTATATCTCGGGAAGGAACGTGGCCGGTTTAACCGCGCTTGAACGGACGCACATGCGCAGGGATACGATTGGGTACATCTTCCAGAAATTTTACCTGATCCCCCTGCTCTCTGCGTATGAGAACGTGGAATACCCGCTGATCCTGAAGTACAAGAAACGGGATGAGTCCGGAAAAGCCACAGCCATGCTGAGTGCCGTGGGATTTGATGAGGCCATGAGTGCCCACCGTCCTACCCAGCTCTCCGGTGGCCAGCAGCAGCGCGTGGCAATAGCCCGGGCCCTGGTCAATGACCCGAAGATCCTGCTCTGCGATGAGCCGACCGGCAATCTTGACCGGAAGACCGGGTACCAGATCATGGATATTCTCTGCAGTCTTCACCGCGAAGGAAAGACAGTCATCATTGTGACCCATGATCCGAAGATTGCGGAGTACGCGAACCGGACAATCACTCTTGAAGACGGGAGGATAGCAGCATGA
- a CDS encoding ABC transporter permease, with amino-acid sequence MKDIFFDLSVRSVRLNFLRSLLASIGIVIGVVAISSMGMLGTNMQLQVKDQLSSGADTIVITADAVRMGPPGSSSSSSTSSSTGITKTQLNKIKLAAGTTSKIVPIYSTNTEFTLLSTPGRSSVYGIDPDDITKFLTISNGTNIEGINDALVGSTIATTFNLKIGSRIKIGKDTDESRPVVRVVGILAERGMSSDNVNTDNAIIVSSDWYTNQYGGKDVYSQVNVIVRDISTITDVETAIDTKLNTNEKTPAVRISDASSRISSITSSLSSITTFILAIGGISLLVAATSIFNVMMMSVNERIQEIGILLSIGTEKGEVRRMFLYEAVILGILGAGIGGMGSLIIGYSVVSYMIGTTEFFFLPESIVYIPVGMAFGLMVCILSGVYPAWRASNMDPIDALRSE; translated from the coding sequence ATGAAAGATATATTCTTTGATCTCTCCGTCAGGAGCGTTCGCCTGAATTTCCTGCGCTCTCTCCTGGCCTCGATTGGCATCGTGATCGGTGTTGTGGCAATCTCTTCTATGGGGATGCTGGGGACCAATATGCAGCTCCAGGTAAAAGACCAGCTCTCTTCAGGTGCAGATACTATCGTCATCACCGCAGATGCGGTCAGGATGGGTCCGCCGGGATCCAGCTCTTCGTCATCCACATCCTCATCAACGGGAATAACAAAAACGCAGCTGAATAAGATCAAACTCGCTGCGGGAACGACGAGTAAGATTGTGCCAATATATTCGACAAATACCGAATTCACCCTCTTATCCACACCTGGCAGGAGCTCGGTCTACGGGATCGACCCGGATGACATCACAAAGTTCCTCACGATATCGAACGGGACAAACATCGAAGGTATAAATGATGCTCTTGTTGGATCCACCATCGCTACAACCTTCAATTTAAAGATCGGCAGCAGGATCAAGATCGGCAAGGATACCGATGAGTCCCGCCCGGTGGTCAGGGTCGTCGGAATCCTCGCTGAACGGGGAATGTCTTCGGACAATGTGAATACGGATAATGCAATCATTGTTTCCAGTGACTGGTATACGAACCAGTATGGCGGGAAGGACGTCTACAGCCAGGTAAACGTAATTGTCAGGGATATTAGTACGATCACGGATGTGGAAACTGCTATTGACACCAAATTGAACACCAATGAAAAAACCCCTGCGGTGAGGATATCGGATGCCAGTTCCCGGATTTCCAGTATCACGTCATCACTGTCTTCGATAACTACGTTCATCCTTGCGATCGGCGGCATCTCACTTCTGGTCGCTGCCACGAGCATCTTCAATGTGATGATGATGTCCGTGAATGAGCGGATCCAGGAGATTGGGATCCTCCTTTCCATCGGTACCGAGAAAGGTGAGGTGCGCCGGATGTTCCTGTATGAAGCGGTCATCCTGGGAATTCTGGGTGCAGGAATTGGGGGAATGGGCAGCCTTATTATCGGGTACTCGGTGGTGAGCTACATGATCGGCACTACGGAGTTCTTCTTCCTCCCAGAGAGTATTGTCTATATCCCCGTGGGTATGGCGTTCGGTCTTATGGTCTGTATCCTCTCCGGTGTCTACCCCGCATGGCGGGCATCGAACATGGACCCGATTGATGCACTGAGGAGCGAATGA